The genomic window TTGTTTTCATCTCATCTATTAAGTGTCCTATCCATTTAAATCCCGTATATGTTCTAAATAATGTTGAGTTATATTTTTGTGATATCTTATCTAACATTGGCGTTGTAACGAAAGAAGCTATTGTAAATACATTGTTGGGATTTTCTTCTATAGATAATAAGTAATGCATTAAAATGCATGCAATTTGGTTACCATTTAGAATTTTCCATTCTTTACCTTCATTGAAAGCTATGCCCATTCTATCAGCATCTGGGTCGGTTGCAAATGCAATATCACAATTTTTTCTTTTTGCAAGTTCTATTACTCTGGACATGGCTACATGTTCTTCGGGATTAGGATAGTTAACTGTAGGAAATTCTGGATCAGGGTTTATTTGACTTGGTTCAGTTAGAAGTTCTACTTGACTGCCTTTAAATAAATTCTTTATCATTGTTCCGCCTGTCCCATGCAAAGGAGTATATGCTACTCTTAAGTTTATGTTTTTGCTTTTTTTGTTAAAATTAGGGAATTCTTCATTTACTTTTTCTATGTACATCATATCAAGCTCATCATTAATTTCAGTTATTGCTTGCGTATTTATGCCTTCTTCCTTTGTAAGTGTATTTTTAATTTTAGATACTTTTTTAATTTCCGATATTATTCGTGTGTCATGAGGGGGTATTACCTGAGCTCCCCCTTTCCAATACACTTTATATCCATTGTATTCTTTTGCATTATGACTTGCTGTTATCATTATTCCAAGATCGCAATCTAATTTTCTAACTGTATATGATAATTGGGGTGTTGACCTTAGATGTTTGTATATGTAAACTTTAAGGCCATTTGATGCAAAAATTTCAGCAGCGTTATATGCAAATTCTTTTGAGAAGTATCTTGAATCATAACTTATTGCAACTTTAGGATTTTGTGTTATTTCAAGGATATAATTAGCAATTCCTTGACTTGCTTTTGCAATATTATAGGTGTTGATATAATATGTTCCAGCTCCAATAATGCCTCTCATTCCAGCAGTTCCAAATTCTAGCTCTTTATAAAATCTATTGTATATTTTTCCCTCATTATTTTCATTGAGTAATCTTATTGCTTCATCTTTAAAGTATTTGTTTTTTTCAAGTTGAATATATTTTTCTAATTTTTTTTTAAGTTTGTTATTTTCCATGCTATTTTCCTTTATTTTCTTATTCAAGAATTTATAATTAAATTATAAAATAATGATATATGAGTATAATATATAAGTATAGAATATATGGAATTAGTTGTTATCTTTTGATCTATAATCTTTTTATTTGAGGTTTTCATGCGATTTTGTTTAAAGTCTGATTATTCTCCTGCTGGTGATCAACCAAAAGCAATAAGAGAAATTAAGGAATCTATTCTACTTGATAATAAATATCAGACTTTAAAGGGTGTTACAGGTAGTGGTAAAACTTTTACAATAGCTAATATTATTAGAGATTTAGAGCGACCTTCTTTGATAATTAGTCATAATAAAACTTTGGCCGCACAACTTTATAGGGAATTTAAGGACTTTTTTCCAGATAATGCAGTTGAGTATTTCGTTTCTTATTATGATTATTATCAGCCTGAATCTTATGTCCCATCAAAAGATTTATATATAGAAAAGGAAGCCACTATTAATGAGGATATTGAAATAAAGAGGATAAGGACAGTTACATCTCTTTCTAGAAGACGAGATGTTATTGTTGTTGCTACAGTTTCTTCAATTTATGCACTAGGTTCCCCAGAATTTTTTAAGAGTGCTGCTTATGCTTTTTTTGTAGGGCAAAAGATTTCTATTAAGGAGATAGCAGATATTTTTGTTAAGCTTCAGTATGAGAGAACTCTTATGAATCTTGAACATGATAAGTTTTCTATTAAAGGTGATCTCATTGAGATATGGCCTAGTAATGAGCATGGTGATTTTGCATATAGAATTTATTTGGATTTTGATAATATTATTAGGATAAACAGAATTAGTCCACTTACAAAAAAGATTTTAGGAATTACTGATGAATTTACTCTTTTTGCTAAGTCTTATTTTGTTATTCCTTATGAAAACATATTGAATGCTCTTCCTAAAATACAGGCGGATTTAGAAATGCAATATCTTTATTTTAAGGAAAGTGGTAAGCTTGTTGAGGCTGAGAGACTTAGGCAAAGAGTGGAATATGATATTGAAATGTTAAGAGAAACTGGGTCTTGTCAGGGTATAGAGAATTATTCTAAATACTTTGGTGATAGTGAAATGAATAGACCCTATTGTCTTTTTGATTTTTTTCCTAAGGATTATTTGCTCTTTATTGATGAATCTCATGTTACTTTGCCTCAGTTTAGAGGAATGTATAATGGCGATTATTCAAGAAAATTAAATCTTGTAAATTTTGGATTTAGACTTCCATCAGCACTTGAGAATAGACCCCTTAAATATCATGAGTTTGAAGCTTTAATGAATCAGGCTGTTTTTGTTTCAGCAACTCCTGGTCTTGAAGAGCGTGAAAAGAGCAGTGTTATTGTTGAGCAGATAATACGTCCAACAGGTCTTGTTGATCCAGAAATTATTATTAGAGTTTCAGACGGGCAGATGGAAGATCTTTATAATGAAGTTCAAAAAAGAATAGCTTTAAATGAAAAGGTTTTAATTACAACTCTGACTAAAAAAATGGCTGAGGATTTAACAGATTATTTACTTACTCTTGATATAAAGGCTAGATATTTGCATGCAGAGTTTAATGCTATTGAGAGAGTAGATATTATTACATCTCTTAGAAGATCAGAAATCGATGTTATTGTGGGAATTAATTTGTTAAGGGAAGGTTTAGATATCCCTGAGGTTTCTCTTGTTATTATACTAGATGCTGACAAGGTAGGATTTTTAAGATCGACCGCTTCGCTGATTCAAATGATTGGTAGAGCTGCTAGAAACTCAAATGGGTGTGTTATAATGTACTATGATCAAGTAAGTTCTGCAATGCAAGAAGCTATTGAGGAAACCAATAGAAGACGGGATATTCAGATTGAATACAATAAAAAAAATAATATTGTTCCAAAAACTATTATTAAAAAAGTACAAAATATTTTAGAAAAAGAATTAAAAAATGAAACTGTTGATTATAACATTAAAAGAATTATTTCCGATGACAAATTATCTAAAAAGGATCTTATCATTAAGCTTAAGTTTAAACTTGAAGAAGCAGTTAGTGATGAGAGATTTGAGGATGCTATCTTTTTACGAGATAAAATAAAAGAACTTGTAAAGGGATGATATTTTTTTGAAAGGAGTTTATATTTTTGAAGGAAAAAATTACTGTCAGGGGTGCCAAGGAGCATAATTTAAAAAATATTAATGTTGATATTCCAAGAAATAGTTTGGTAGTGATATCTGGGAAGAGTGGTTCTGGTAAGTCGTCTTTGGCTTTTGATACAATTTTTGCAGAAGGTCAGAGAAGATATATGGAATCTGTGTCGTCTTATGCAAGACAATTTTTGGGAATAATGAAGAAACCCAACGTTGAATATATAGGAGGACTCTCTCCTGCTATTTCAATTGAACAGAGGACAATAAGCAGTAATCCAAGGTCAACTGTTGGTACAATTACTGAAATTTATGATTATTATAGATTGTTATTTGCAAAAATTGGTAAGCCATATTGTCCAAAAGATGGAAGTTTGATTGAGGAGCAATCTTTAGATAATATGATTAATACTGTTTTAAGCTATGCTGAGGGATCTAAGGTTGTATTATTTGCTCCTATTGTTAGGGGTGCTAAGGGTACTCATAAAAAAGAGCTTGAAAGGATATTAAATCAAGGGTTTAATAGAGTAAGAGTGGACTTTCAAGATTATTTGATAGAAGATGCTGTTAATTTGAGTTTAGATAAAAATAAGAAACATAATATTGAAATTATAGTAGACCGAATAAAATTGAGTAGTGATGTAAGAATTAGGCTTTCAGAATCTATTGAGACTGCTTTATCGGTTTCTAATGGGTATTTACGTGTGGAGATTGAAAATGATTTTGAAAAAATAGATAAAATCTTTACAGAGCATAATAGTTGTCCTTTGTGTGGGTTTTCTCTTCCTGCAATAGAACCGAGGCTTTTTTCATTTAATAGTCCATTTGGAGCTTGTAATGAATGTTCTGGCCTTGGTGTTACACTTGACTTTGATTTTGAAAAAATTTGTCCTAATTTGAAGCTTTCTTTTAATGATGATGCATTTATTACCTTTAAACCCAGTTCATCTTGGGCTTTAGCTATTTTTAAGGGACTTGCTAAGCATTATGGTTTCAGTTTAGATACTCCTATAGAAGATATTCCTGAAGATATTCTTAGAAAGATTTTATATGGCGCTAATGAAAAGATAGATTTTATCTATAAGCCTAAGGAAATGGGTAGTAAAGATATAGATGGTGGTTTTTATTATGCTAAAGAATTTGAGGGCCTTATTCCTCTTTTAAAGAGGCGTTATCTTGCAACTGAATCTGAGAGTGCTAGATTCTTTTATGAGGGTTTAATGTCTCGCAGAATTTGTAATTCTTGCAAAGGTAAGCGGTTAAGCCTTGGAGCTTTATCTGTTAAATTGGGCGGCAAAGATATTCAAGAACTTAGTAATCTTTCTGTTATAGATTCTTATTCGTTTTTTGAGAAGATTGAACTTGATGAGCTTAGGACAAAAATTTCTAAAGAAATTTTAAAAGAAATTAAGAGCAGGCTGAAATTTTTAATTGATGTTGGACTTTCTTATTTATATTTAGATAGAATGTCTGGAACCCTTTCAGGAGGAGAGGCTCAACGAATTAGACTTGCTACTCAAATAGGTTCAGCTCTTGCTGGGGTTCTTTATGTACTTGATGAGCCTAGTATTGGATTGCACCAAAGAGATAATGAGAAATTAATAAGTACACTTGTTAATTTGAAAGAACTTGGCAATACGGTAATTGTTGTGGAGCATGATGAGCAAACTTTACGCACCGCTGACTATATTATCGATGTTGGGCCTGGAGCTGGGATTTATGGTGGAGAGATAGTTGCTAAGGGAACCTTATCTGATATTTTAAGTAATGAGAATAGTTTGACTGGTAAGTATTTAAGCGGTCAACTTAAAATAGAAGTTCCAAAAACAAGACGTAAGGCAGGAAAAGCTGAAATTGTACTCTTGAATGCTAATAAAAATAATTTAAAGAATATTAATGTGCGCATTCCTTTGGGAGTTTTTACTGTAATAACGGGAGTTTCTGGTAGTGGAAAGAGTACCCTTCTTAATGAGGTATTATATCCTGCTCTTGATAGTAGGTTAAAATCCAATACAAGTTATTTTGATGGCTTTGAGGATATCATTGGGTATGATCAAATTGATAAGGTTATTCAGATAAACCAAAAACCAATAGGCAAGACCCCAAGATCAAATCCTGCAACTTATGTTGGATTTTTTACAGAGATTAGAGAACTATTTGCAAAGCTTCCAGAGTCTAGAGCAAGGGGATTTAAGGCCGGTAGATTTTCTTTTAATGTTAAGGGTGGGCGTTGTGAAAAGTGTCAGGGTGATGGGTATTTAAATATTCAGATGCATTTTTTGCCCGATGTTTTTGTTCCTTGTGATTTGTGTAAGGGTAAAAAATTTAATGAAGAAACCTTGGAGATTAGGTATAAGGGGAAAAATATTTATGATGTTTTGGAAATGAGTGTTATTGAAGCTAAAGATTTTTTTGAAAATATTCCAAGAGTTAATCATTATTTAAACATTTTAAAAGAAGTGGGACTTGAATATATTAAATTAGGTCAAGCATCGACAACCCTTTCAGGAG from Borrelia hermsii DAH includes these protein-coding regions:
- a CDS encoding phospho-sugar mutase, encoding MENNKLKKKLEKYIQLEKNKYFKDEAIRLLNENNEGKIYNRFYKELEFGTAGMRGIIGAGTYYINTYNIAKASQGIANYILEITQNPKVAISYDSRYFSKEFAYNAAEIFASNGLKVYIYKHLRSTPQLSYTVRKLDCDLGIMITASHNAKEYNGYKVYWKGGAQVIPPHDTRIISEIKKVSKIKNTLTKEEGINTQAITEINDELDMMYIEKVNEEFPNFNKKSKNINLRVAYTPLHGTGGTMIKNLFKGSQVELLTEPSQINPDPEFPTVNYPNPEEHVAMSRVIELAKRKNCDIAFATDPDADRMGIAFNEGKEWKILNGNQIACILMHYLLSIEENPNNVFTIASFVTTPMLDKISQKYNSTLFRTYTGFKWIGHLIDEMKTKEPNKKFIFGCEESHGYLIGTGTRDKDAFSAIKGFCDLMFTLKKNQITIGTYLQEMYKELGYYEDFIINKSFQESNGDFLKEDLISKFRNEVKKKFAGINIIKKLDYKTLKETDINGNVHKIKEYKHTTNAIKFLLENGIEITIRPSGTESKIKFYVSIYSRYEKKNNIFDIMNNIKMEIEKY
- the uvrB gene encoding excinuclease ABC subunit UvrB — protein: MRFCLKSDYSPAGDQPKAIREIKESILLDNKYQTLKGVTGSGKTFTIANIIRDLERPSLIISHNKTLAAQLYREFKDFFPDNAVEYFVSYYDYYQPESYVPSKDLYIEKEATINEDIEIKRIRTVTSLSRRRDVIVVATVSSIYALGSPEFFKSAAYAFFVGQKISIKEIADIFVKLQYERTLMNLEHDKFSIKGDLIEIWPSNEHGDFAYRIYLDFDNIIRINRISPLTKKILGITDEFTLFAKSYFVIPYENILNALPKIQADLEMQYLYFKESGKLVEAERLRQRVEYDIEMLRETGSCQGIENYSKYFGDSEMNRPYCLFDFFPKDYLLFIDESHVTLPQFRGMYNGDYSRKLNLVNFGFRLPSALENRPLKYHEFEALMNQAVFVSATPGLEEREKSSVIVEQIIRPTGLVDPEIIIRVSDGQMEDLYNEVQKRIALNEKVLITTLTKKMAEDLTDYLLTLDIKARYLHAEFNAIERVDIITSLRRSEIDVIVGINLLREGLDIPEVSLVIILDADKVGFLRSTASLIQMIGRAARNSNGCVIMYYDQVSSAMQEAIEETNRRRDIQIEYNKKNNIVPKTIIKKVQNILEKELKNETVDYNIKRIISDDKLSKKDLIIKLKFKLEEAVSDERFEDAIFLRDKIKELVKG
- the uvrA gene encoding excinuclease ABC subunit UvrA, yielding MKEKITVRGAKEHNLKNINVDIPRNSLVVISGKSGSGKSSLAFDTIFAEGQRRYMESVSSYARQFLGIMKKPNVEYIGGLSPAISIEQRTISSNPRSTVGTITEIYDYYRLLFAKIGKPYCPKDGSLIEEQSLDNMINTVLSYAEGSKVVLFAPIVRGAKGTHKKELERILNQGFNRVRVDFQDYLIEDAVNLSLDKNKKHNIEIIVDRIKLSSDVRIRLSESIETALSVSNGYLRVEIENDFEKIDKIFTEHNSCPLCGFSLPAIEPRLFSFNSPFGACNECSGLGVTLDFDFEKICPNLKLSFNDDAFITFKPSSSWALAIFKGLAKHYGFSLDTPIEDIPEDILRKILYGANEKIDFIYKPKEMGSKDIDGGFYYAKEFEGLIPLLKRRYLATESESARFFYEGLMSRRICNSCKGKRLSLGALSVKLGGKDIQELSNLSVIDSYSFFEKIELDELRTKISKEILKEIKSRLKFLIDVGLSYLYLDRMSGTLSGGEAQRIRLATQIGSALAGVLYVLDEPSIGLHQRDNEKLISTLVNLKELGNTVIVVEHDEQTLRTADYIIDVGPGAGIYGGEIVAKGTLSDILSNENSLTGKYLSGQLKIEVPKTRRKAGKAEIVLLNANKNNLKNINVRIPLGVFTVITGVSGSGKSTLLNEVLYPALDSRLKSNTSYFDGFEDIIGYDQIDKVIQINQKPIGKTPRSNPATYVGFFTEIRELFAKLPESRARGFKAGRFSFNVKGGRCEKCQGDGYLNIQMHFLPDVFVPCDLCKGKKFNEETLEIRYKGKNIYDVLEMSVIEAKDFFENIPRVNHYLNILKEVGLEYIKLGQASTTLSGGEAQRIKLAFELGKRSTGKTFYIIDEPTTGLHFDDIRKLLEVLQLLVQNGNTVVLIEHNLDVIKQADYIIDLGPEGGVSGGNIVVSGTPEEVSKCKSSYTGMFLKTLL